GGCGACCAGCAGCCAGATAACACTACAGCGCCACTGATGTGTCTTCCCACACAGGGCCAGGGAGGCGGCGATGAACGCAGCCAGAAGAAGGGCTAGCACATAGCTACAGGCTAGGGAAAAGTCCATTGGTAGGTACTGGCAGGCAGCTCTTCCCTCTCTCAGCACGGTCAAGAGGAGCCACTCGGCAGCAATTATCCCCTGCACAGCACTCAAACCCAAAGCCAGACCAGTGAGGGCGCAGCCACCAGGGCTTCGACGCTCCCTCCCCAGTCGGCGCAGACGGACACCCTGAACTAGCAGACATGAGAAGCACACGGCAAACAGGAAACCCCAAAGGGCCCTGCGGAGCAGACACAGGGACTCGTCCTCCTCGATTAGATACGCAAAGCTCAGGCCAAACAAACCGATGACGCcaaggagcagcaggaggatgGGTCCCACACCACTTCGCTTCTCAGCCTCACTGATGTGGCGTAAACGGCACAGCAAGATGAGGGCGAGTAAAATGGCAGCCAATGTTCCACCAGCAGCTACAGATTCAACAGCAACCCCCCATATGGAGTCCAAGTCACAGAGGAGAGTGTAGGGGCGCCCCAGGCCCCAGCCACAGCCTCTAGGGAGCGTCTCCGGCTGATCGGCAGAGTTTTGACTGTTGGCATGATGAGCAACAGTTAGCAGCGTCAGCAGCAGGACTGGTAGGAATGCCATCTAAGAGATCAATAGAGAAGacagagtggggggggggggcacagaaCAAAGGGCAAGATGGAAAGAAAGTAAATgggaaacagaaaaagaaagagaagtgAGTCATTCTGGTCATAAAAGCTATAGAGCAGAGCAGCCACTCGTTTTCATGGTAATCATCAATGTGACAATACAGACAATCAGCTCCTGCtgtcttttaaaagaaaacaaaggtcAGTGGTTTAAGCACGGGAAATTACATGCAGCCTTGCAcatctaaaacacacacacataatgttTCGTTTATGGTAACCTTATAGCCATATAAATACTGAACCTTTtgaggttctttttttttgttgcaaacagtttgatgtaaaaacactgacacaaaaGCCTGGTCTGTAAATTGAGTCAAATCTGAGCTGCTCTTTGTCTCGTATCCAGCTGAGCAGCTACAGGAGCAATGGCAGCTTCGTGCAGGATACAGAGGACGTGACAAGTGCATACAAGGAATTTCACTCACTATCAGGCATTCGTGGGACAACACACAGCACTCAAACAGACAGCGCCTCcagcaaaagtacacaacaTGTTGTGTTTTCTAAAGTAGTAGCCCCGAGACAGCAAAGTGGCAATTCAACAATGTCTCTGTTTGCCATTGTTTTTCTAACATAACTATAAACTATATTTCTTCATTCCATTCAGGGCTTAGCTGAGATGATCAATGTTGGAATGTCGCTGTCATGAAGCTTTAGAAATTCAGTCTGAGCTGGttgacatgtttgttttacaaagCATGTACTTTAAGAATATCCTGCACTGAAGAACTTTTTAATTCTGTTGACCATCAGTCAGTCATAACAAGCTGAACAACTGAAAATAAAGCCGAGTACAATATCCACATACCACATTAAGAAGGCAACAGTGagaatgttttaaaagaaaaagcagTAGATCAGCAATGTTGGAGAAAGGGGAATGAACTCAGCCATTAGTTATTGCGATAGCCAAGATATTATAGCTTATCACGGGGACTTCCTTGCTAGAATCCTTGGCAATGGCTGGTTACATGGCAAGAATGTGGGAAACTTGGATAATTGGACACccaacatttataaaaacaaactgttCTACTAGAAGATGGAAGCAACTACTAGGGGTAGTAAAGATAAATCAAGTTTTATGAAAAGATACGGCAAGAAAGAGCAAGCACACCAGGTGTAAGGAGAAGACTACGTCCCATCTATTAACAGGTCGTTTTTCATTCAAAGTTAACTCTAAATGCAATTACCTGACAATGACAGCAGATCTGTTCATGCTGATCTGAGCTACTGTAGGTATGAATAGCTGGACATCACTGGTCCAAGATATGATCCCTTCCTATTGGCTAAAGAAGCAATAAACTCCTGGCAGAAAACGGCCCTGTATCAGAAAGCTTCTAACTGATGGAAAAAACCCTGGGGGAGGAATTAAAGAGGCACATGGGCCAATGTACACAGAAAAGATTGAGAAAAGACATCAAAAAGGTGAGAGTAGTTACTGTTTGACAAAGCACTGGCTTGAGGCTGCAAGACTGGACAGATcaaccttaaagggcccatgttacgctaaatcaacttttctgtgctttaaacatcataaaagtgttatttgggcttcatacacatgcccaaagtgtttttttttttcattaattccctcaatcattagttagagggtgatttgctcctttcttaatGCAGGgggagcccaaacacctcgctcctatttgatgacgcgttcccactttgatgacgaatttgacacggcactgagctggagaagccacgcctccaggaagatctctgccgtgattgacacattccagcgtccttcgcgcagtgctaagtatgtattttctacagtctatgtatgtaccggtgaatgcTCAGCCCCCAcgcaaatcagcccgtttgtgtagagttgttcagaaagtgacttttcagaggctaaaactctggaaaataggcgagtttgggaaaataaacctcaaatactatgttttggggttAATGGAGATGGgttaaaaatagcatgacatgggacctttaaatagattaattacaaaatgcttaCAACTCCATGCCAGGCACATGGATAACATCACTGTAGAAATGAGGACAAAGTGATGCACTTGTTCTACTGTTCTTCTGATCAGGCCTAAAGCCGCTTAATCTAATCACCACAAAAACTGGGGTGTGACAGAATATGATACATGGAATAACCGTCAGccacctcctctacatggaaCATTAAACAATCCATTTTAGGACAGCAACGTGAATCATACTGGCATGCAAGACATACATGGAGCACCATAACTAGGTAACTATCCTGAACAGGAACATTTGTGCAGCATCTGAGTTGATGGAGGTCCCATGGTCAAGATGGTCAACACCTCTAAAAGTGGTTCAAAGAGCCGAGTAAAGATTCTGTGAGACTTCCAGACCAATATTGACAAACTGCAGTTAGACCAGCTAAATAAGGTAGTGGGGATTAACAATGCATTTATAGAGGCATCTTCGGAAACATGGGAAACTAGAAAAATGTGGCTAAAAGAGGAGCTAGGGAAGATGTGAAGGCTTAAGTTAACAGTGGTCCATGTGGCATTCTGGAGTGTTACTATCAAACTAGGAGAGTGGCTACAGAAGCTTCCAGGCTTTGCTTAAAGTGCCAACATTTTGAGAGGGCTTTTGTCTGACGTTCAggatgaacaacaacaacaatgttcATGTGAACAAACCACGCTCACTGCAAAAAGTCAACTctaagaaagtaaaaaaaagtattaaaacaggaaataaaatgtttttccttcaaaaaaaTATGTGCTGTGACGCATTTGCTCAACCTGGAATTTGACTCAAGACGACGGTTCTTCACATCTGATGTTGTTAAGGACCAGGATAGAGCAACACAAATCCTAGAGGCTTATCCATGTTTCAAAGAATTGGATCATGTAAGTACTGGATTTTAGAATACGtcttacatttgtttgtttttatgaaacTATTTACATTATTCCAGGTACTGGATGAGATGCAGAGAATCCTTGAACCAAACAACTCCAACTGCATTGCGGAGACCATGAACAGATGGGAACACTTTTTCTCAAACGTTAAGTTCTACGGGAAGAAGGCCATGAAGCCGCCAAAGACTCTAAATAGTGTAATGATTTTAGAGACCATTTTGTAATAATAAGTCAACGTAAGCAACAAAAATAGCAATCTAGAAATTTTGGAAGCTTATTCAATTATAACCTGAAAATCCAAAGGCCCATCAATAGCAAACCCCTATTTGTTGTGGCTAACTGACTCAGCCTAAAGAACTATTATTTGAATGGTGCAGTTATACAGCAATCAAGATACATTTGtgataaaacataataatataaaaataaataatattatatttaattataataattgaaataaaaggaCTGAATATTCCAAATGGACCTTTGACTCATTCAAATAATTTAAGATTTGTATTTGAGTACCTCTGATCTAGGATTTCACTCGAGCAGAGCGTAGGACCCTGAAGCCTGTGGTAGATTAATGTCCGCTATTCCGCTAGTCTTGTTATTTATTACCTTTTGAAGTGTCAATCGTCCCTGTAAAGCTGTTTTAATGAAGTGGTTGTTTACAACCTTATGGAAATATCATTATTAATTTCCTAGTGAGCCCAAGAGATGGCATAGCAGTAAAAGATGCATGTTTTCATGTTTATGTCTTGTGCATATTCATTGCCTAGATCTCTTTCATGTGTCCCTCTGAGATTACACTCCTCAGTAACAAAATCTATTCTGcctgttattatcattatttattaattcactttttttttgtttttgcaataaCTGTAGACTCACATTTAGTAACATGGAGATACGATCAAGCAAGACAAAGCCCCAATCACTCACTTTCTCTGattattatgctttttttttatccatgatAACCACAGTCACGCCCAATCTCTAGATTGTAGTAATAAAACAATGagagacaaaaaaatgactgaaacatgCACTCACTCCTACTCTGAGCAAGCTTCTCCCACAAaggtttttgaaaatattttctaCATAGCGTGTCCCTTtgtaatggcaaaaaaaaagcatgacaaATGCATTCAGAGGACATGGCATTTCAATTACAGCGCGTGATATTTTAGGTTCCTTTTTCCAGGGTGGAAAAGCAAATTTTGTGTAAAACATGGCAGCGTAATAATCATGCACACACAGTTACAAGTAGGCAGACACTgtatgacccccccccccccccccccaaaaaaagccCAAAAGCCTCGTCTTTCTGCTGTAAGGACACACAAAGACCACATAGCCTCCTGCCTTTTGCAGCACTAAAGACGATTCTGCCATCTCATCCTCCCCTCCCCTGTATTTCTGCAGACATGTTTTTCTCTCTGTCACTCGCTTCATGCAGCCATTTTTGTCCccctccattaaaaaaaaaaccctcttcAAGACCATCTTTTCTCCAGCATAAAAATAGCATTTTCAGTCTTCTGACACTCAactactttttttatttctgaatttaaCTAACTTCCTTCTATTTCATAGTTTTTCTCTTCCTTTATTGtactccttcctcctcctctctttgcCAAACTCCAACTCTCTCTTCCCTTTGCCTTTTCTTCTTGCAAGGTCTCTTATGTAACAGAAAGAAGGATCCAGATAATGTCAACCCTGCTGCGTGGATGATGTTTCTCTGAAATCATCTTCCTCAATGCCAAGAAGCCTGAAGTCCATCTCTGTTTTGCATTGTGCATATTTGTGCAATTAAACTGCATGGGGTGCTTGGATAGAAATATTATAATACTGCTGTGAAcacataaatgtgtttacatgtgCTGCACGGCCTTCACTTTGACAACATACAAATTGAATAAATGTTGCAAGTCGTCGTATACAATTACAACCTTCTATAAATATCAGTCAAAGCTCAGAGCCAGATGGTGTCTAATTACTGTGCTGATAATTAGGAGGATTATGAGGCTTTGACGACTCCCTAAATTCTCATTCTTCTCCAAATGTTCTATTTGTAACGTACATGGTGACTAAAAGCCCCAATATTCTCGGGCAGAAATGCGCGCGGAGTCCACCAGGTCAAATAAGTGCAAAGCTTAGATTTTACGACTGCACAAAATACTACTCGGCATTTATCTTTCACATCAAACTGCATTAAATATAACACGGACCTGCATTTCGCCCACCTGGTGAAACAAAgcaggagagactggcagatgaGCTACGAAAGTGAAACTTGATAAATTGTGTGATACATGTTGTACTGCATTTCGAGTTCTGATTTTTCCGCGCAGTTCTGgagtcaaatgacgctgatggtgATGCCAAATGATGCTGGTGCGCGTTCACGAAAACTTGGAGAGCCGTCATAATAACCCGGAAATcaaaaacaatgagaaaaagacggcttggagacaagcacagtggactaaactgtCTGGCTCCGCAGATGCacacagaggcatgtgcacagatcttgcagtaaacagtcacatgaacacGAGCAGTTTGTTCTACCatctaaaaagaaaacgtaATATGAGGAGAACCAGAGGACGCGCTTGACTCAAACGCAGTCTGTGTCCGACCACAGGAGTGAAGAAACAAGTCTGCGCTAATATACTGCAGACCTCTATTGCACAAGCTTTTTAAAGAGTACTCCCTATGATATAAAAAGAGCAAGCATAGAACTGACATTACAACAGCAGAATCATGACATGATTAAAACCTTAAAACCATACGTTAATGAGACAGAAAAGTCCAAACTGTAAGAGCAGCTCCCAAAGATCTCCGTGAATGAAGGTATTTCGTAACTATACAGACTTGCTGTCGAGTCGCACCACGGAGCTTTGTATGATAATAGAGTAAAGGATGCGCTGGAGTCATGGGGTCTCAGAGAAGAAGCTCAGGTGTGCATTACCACTGACAACAGCGCCAATGTGGTGAAGATAATGTGGTAGTGCATCGTTCACAAGCTCCATCTTGCCATCAATAGGTTTGAACTTTTGTGAGTAAGAGTGTAACATTATAAgctattttaatttacttactttgTGTGTTCTTCAAGAAGTGAGCAACTGTTGTTGTTGACAATATTTTCGATTATAGAAAACAGCATGTGatgctgtttttatttcaaatatcaGCAatgttatttgtgtttgtttgcactgttttgcaCCATAGAGTGCAGAGTCAAGTGTGTGTTTTAAGATCTGCACAATAAATGTTCTCAAAATtacaatatatgtttttgtttaaatgtttttttttctcctcttttcacTTTGTATGCACATGCTGTAACACTACaagtagtgcaatctttttaagacagcaatgcatgttttgatattgaaattaaataaaattgtgaccatcaccagccctccctaaggaggATATAAAAgtagagggcagtgttacacctaggtgagggggaaggaaacagggaagagggagtcagggtaagaaatggaaggggtgggggagAGTTGACTgatttaaagtgagagtgagctgtgatgttatagttgtgcatattgtgtaatcagttcagccagtctggtgacaagtgtggagaaattgataACACAGCAcccagtagggctgggcggtataccggttcataccgaataccggtatacagtatatatttgttataatatgaatttttaatataccaccGTACCGGTGTATGTGATTACACAACAATCGGAACGTTACgctgcacttctaaataggaatgTAAACAGTaacgctctggtgttagttacggtgtaaatggataagaaatacattgaaagctctgaagctgcatgtgtgcatgtgcctgcgtgcgcatgcctctgctacaggatgacaacactcacggacagaCATAACGTATATCATGTCTATGCtcacggaggcacggttagcttagcatgttggcagtaacacacaaaaaaagagagcaaaggatcacaATTTGTCACAATTCCTATAATGTGGAAATAattcctggtggagctgcaaacaaaacgcttcCTTATTCACCAttagaaaccaccacaccactgagtatgcagcatttaaagctagaaatcaagctaatgctaaagctaagctagcgggGCAAAGAGCCAGTGGGTGTTACGTGCGTGGATACCTTAACATCAGACGAAATCGGGCtgttattctacaatattcactaatcatgacagtaaaatagaccatcctaagtcaatctactgcagtaattcctctctcaaccagtagaaaatgctgtgaacacctgattaagcttgaaaaaattaaaaaaaaaacccatcataTACCAtgaaaccgttagaatttttgaaaaataccgtgatatgaatttttggtcataccgcccagcccgagcacccagcttaagtataatgatggtggccatgaacagagggaaggagtgagtggtaatacctaaaactggtatttggaatcaacatgtctaaggttaagcccagtaccagtttatcccacagctcaaggcgtgccagtgcatccatgaccaatgtatgtgcaagaaccgcttctGCGAACCCAAGCACAGCGCCATGACCAAAAAAAGCAACCAGGCTGGCAGAAACAAAGggagccaaggagccccaggccaccccccccatGACTGAGCAGCGCCCTTAAATGCCCcagagatcccaggccgagaggcagccaccgccccctaCACACATACCAGAGAAAGCCCCAAgaagccgaggacccagcgcaactaaatgatgttttttttaaaccaatttagCTTTGCTAAAGGACTATGGTATATACAATAACCCATTCAGAAACAATTATTATCGCGATATGTATTttaggccatatcgcccaggccTAGCTTCCACCCCCTGCGTATCGGAGTGGTGGTTTGGGCTCACCAGCGTCTCTACTTCCTGAGGCGTTCTAGTCGAGGGGGGCTCAGTCCTGACCTTCTTCTACAGATGTGTGGTGGAAAAACGTCCTCCTGAACCACGGAGGACCCCACCCACCCTGCATACAAACtctttacccccctcccctcaggAAGAGGGCTGCGGAGCATCAAATGCAGGACTACCAGAATAAGGAACAGCTTCTTTCCTGAAGCTGTTAGACCTTTA
The Gouania willdenowi chromosome 8, fGouWil2.1, whole genome shotgun sequence genome window above contains:
- the gprc5ba gene encoding G protein-coupled receptor, class C, group 5, member Ba encodes the protein MAFLPVLLLTLLTVAHHANSQNSADQPETLPRGCGWGLGRPYTLLCDLDSIWGVAVESVAAGGTLAAILLALILLCRLRHISEAEKRSGVGPILLLLLGVIGLFGLSFAYLIEEDESLCLLRRALWGFLFAVCFSCLLVQGVRLRRLGRERRSPGGCALTGLALGLSAVQGIIAAEWLLLTVLREGRAACQYLPMDFSLACSYVLALLLAAFIAASLALCGKTHQWRCSVIWLLVACLMSLLLWVAWIGFYLYGNAWFDMSLEWNDPTLAIALVAQGWLLLIFHAIPESHICLRPPPRPTAPDYFDTSQNSTRMRETSFDEDIPLSHRQFVENQGYGYSDENTAGLRSGGGAGQHSSNAGPRPSAPFRSNVYQPTEMTMILNGGAVPSAPPTYTGRQLW